One window from the genome of Bdellovibrio sp. NC01 encodes:
- a CDS encoding DUF2461 domain-containing protein: MAGKTTIEIPDFQGFSPKAASFLKALKRNNRREWFQPRKDDYEQLLHLPMMALVCELAEECKSFAPEIRFDPRKSLLRIYRDTRFSKDKTPYKDFVAAKFPFGTATKDVDSLGFYIHFEPGEFFIGGGIYKPSTEQLRKIREMILQNPDAFSDIVDNRVFKKHFGEIQGEKLKKVPAGISADHELAEYFKLKQFFVSISFPEEAAYKKDLPKKIAKEFKEMMVFARWLNKSQSLW; the protein is encoded by the coding sequence ATGGCAGGCAAAACGACTATCGAAATTCCGGACTTTCAGGGTTTCTCCCCGAAGGCGGCAAGCTTTCTAAAGGCCCTTAAACGCAACAATCGCCGCGAGTGGTTTCAACCCCGCAAAGACGATTATGAACAGCTTCTGCACCTACCGATGATGGCTTTGGTGTGTGAACTGGCGGAAGAATGCAAAAGTTTTGCCCCCGAAATTCGCTTTGATCCCCGCAAGTCTTTGTTGCGCATTTATCGCGACACACGTTTTAGTAAAGACAAAACTCCGTACAAAGATTTTGTCGCCGCGAAATTTCCATTCGGCACAGCAACCAAAGATGTCGATAGCTTAGGCTTCTACATTCACTTCGAACCCGGAGAATTTTTTATCGGCGGAGGAATTTATAAACCCTCCACTGAACAACTCAGAAAAATTCGCGAAATGATTTTACAAAATCCCGACGCCTTTAGCGATATCGTCGATAATCGCGTTTTCAAAAAACACTTCGGCGAAATTCAAGGCGAGAAACTTAAAAAAGTTCCCGCGGGAATTTCTGCAGATCACGAGTTGGCGGAATATTTTAAATTGAAACAATTCTTCGTCTCTATTTCTTTTCCCGAAGAAGCAGCTTACAAAAAAGATCTTCCGAAAAAGATCGCAAAAGAATTTAAAGAGATGATGGTCTTCGCCCGCTGGCTGAATAAATCGCAAAGTCTGTGGTAG
- the rho gene encoding transcription termination factor Rho codes for MSSKDLKSKNITQLTELATKLKIENAAGLRRQDMIFEILKRAAKLGQDIYGSGVLEILPDGYGFLRSPDFNYLPGPDDIYVSPSQIRRFGLRTGDTVTGTVRPPKEGERYFALLKVDSLNFETTEKGKDKILFDNLTPLYPNQRLKLEHNPGDYTTRVVDLMAPLGKGQRALIVAPPRTGKTVLMQQIANAITTNHPEVKLIVLLIDERPEEVTDMQRTVKGEVVSSTFDEPPTRHVQVAEMVIEKAKRLVEHKHDVVILLDSITRLARAYNTVVPPSGKILSGGVDSNALHKPKRFFGAARNIEEGGSLTIIATALIDTGSRMDEVIFEEFKGTGNAEIHLDRKLMEKRIFPCMDINKSGTRKEDLLIDKADLNRLWILRKVLAPMNVVDAMDFLLDKVSNTKSNTDFLKAMSGPG; via the coding sequence TTGTCGTCGAAAGACCTTAAATCAAAAAACATCACTCAATTAACTGAGCTTGCAACAAAATTGAAAATCGAAAATGCTGCCGGTCTTCGTCGTCAGGATATGATTTTCGAAATCTTGAAGCGTGCAGCGAAATTGGGTCAGGATATTTATGGTTCTGGTGTTCTTGAAATCTTGCCTGATGGTTACGGTTTCTTGCGTTCTCCAGACTTTAACTACTTGCCAGGTCCGGATGATATCTACGTTTCTCCATCACAAATTCGCCGCTTCGGTTTAAGAACCGGTGATACTGTGACGGGAACAGTTCGTCCTCCAAAAGAGGGTGAACGTTACTTCGCACTTTTGAAAGTTGATTCTCTGAACTTCGAGACGACTGAAAAAGGTAAAGACAAAATCCTATTCGACAACTTGACGCCGCTTTACCCAAATCAGCGCTTGAAACTTGAACACAACCCAGGCGATTACACGACTCGCGTTGTGGACTTGATGGCGCCACTTGGTAAAGGTCAACGTGCTTTGATCGTTGCTCCACCAAGAACAGGTAAAACAGTTCTTATGCAACAAATCGCTAACGCGATTACAACAAATCACCCTGAAGTGAAGTTGATCGTTCTATTGATCGATGAACGTCCGGAAGAGGTGACTGACATGCAACGTACTGTAAAAGGTGAAGTTGTATCGTCTACATTCGATGAGCCACCAACTCGTCACGTTCAAGTTGCAGAAATGGTTATCGAGAAAGCAAAACGTTTGGTTGAACACAAACACGACGTTGTAATCTTGCTCGACTCTATCACTCGTTTGGCTCGTGCTTACAATACGGTTGTTCCGCCTTCTGGTAAAATCTTGTCAGGTGGTGTGGATTCCAACGCCCTTCACAAACCAAAACGTTTCTTCGGTGCCGCTCGTAACATCGAAGAGGGTGGTTCTTTGACGATCATCGCAACAGCATTGATCGACACAGGTTCGCGTATGGATGAAGTTATCTTCGAGGAATTTAAAGGTACTGGTAACGCCGAGATCCACTTGGATCGTAAGCTTATGGAAAAACGTATCTTCCCTTGCATGGACATCAACAAATCAGGAACTCGTAAAGAGGACTTGTTGATTGATAAAGCAGATTTGAACCGTCTGTGGATCCTAAGAAAAGTATTAGCACCGATGAACGTTGTCGATGCGATGGACTTCTTGTTGGATAAAGTATCTAACACGAAATCAAATACTGACTTCTTGAAAGCGATGTCAGGCCCAGGCTAG
- a CDS encoding type B 50S ribosomal protein L31, with translation MKQNLHPKVNTVVFKDISCDFSFLGTSTLHSNETVKWEDGKEYPLIKVEISSASHPFFTGKQRVMDTEGRIDRFKKRYGKK, from the coding sequence ATGAAACAAAACTTGCATCCAAAAGTAAACACAGTGGTATTCAAAGATATCTCTTGTGATTTCTCATTCTTGGGTACTTCCACTTTGCACTCTAACGAGACTGTTAAATGGGAAGACGGTAAAGAATATCCACTTATTAAAGTTGAGATCTCTTCTGCATCTCACCCGTTCTTCACTGGTAAGCAACGTGTGATGGATACTGAAGGTCGTATCGATCGTTTCAAAAAACGTTACGGCAAAAAGTAA
- the prfA gene encoding peptide chain release factor 1, which translates to MFSKLAEVESRYEEVNMSLQRPDIASNQTQYRALMKELGNLEKIVIVYRDYKKKTENLKASKELLTAEQDPEMREMIREEVKELEAALPELEQQLKIALIPKDPNDDKNIILEIRAGAGGDEASLFADELFRGYVHYASTQGWKVEMLSFSEGNVGGAKEIIASITGDSVYSKLKYESGVHRVQRVPKTEAAGRIHTSTVTVAVIPEVEITEVKIPMSDVRIETMRSQGSGGQSVNRTESAVRVVHLPTGLDVKCQEGKSQSANRERAFQILYAKLQQIEDEKARQQASDVRLEQIGTGDRSERIRTYNFPQTRITDHRIGLTIHQLDSVMGGSFELLIDPLVANFQAEALKKQTSA; encoded by the coding sequence ATGTTCTCAAAATTAGCTGAAGTTGAATCTCGCTATGAAGAAGTCAATATGTCTCTTCAAAGGCCTGATATTGCTTCTAATCAGACGCAGTATCGCGCGCTAATGAAAGAATTGGGAAATCTAGAAAAGATCGTCATCGTTTATCGCGACTACAAAAAGAAAACTGAAAATCTTAAAGCTAGCAAAGAACTTCTGACTGCGGAACAAGACCCAGAAATGCGTGAAATGATCCGTGAAGAAGTGAAAGAGCTTGAGGCAGCACTGCCAGAGCTTGAACAGCAGCTTAAGATTGCGTTGATCCCGAAAGATCCAAACGACGACAAGAATATTATCTTGGAGATCCGTGCGGGTGCCGGTGGTGACGAAGCTTCTTTGTTCGCTGATGAATTGTTCCGTGGTTACGTTCACTATGCTTCCACTCAAGGTTGGAAAGTAGAAATGCTTTCGTTCTCGGAAGGTAACGTGGGCGGTGCTAAAGAAATTATCGCAAGCATCACTGGCGACTCTGTTTACAGTAAGTTGAAATACGAATCAGGCGTTCACCGCGTGCAACGTGTTCCAAAAACTGAAGCTGCAGGTCGTATCCATACCTCAACAGTGACAGTTGCTGTGATCCCCGAAGTAGAAATCACTGAAGTAAAAATCCCGATGTCTGACGTTCGTATCGAGACAATGCGTTCTCAAGGTTCGGGCGGTCAGTCGGTAAATAGAACTGAATCTGCAGTTCGCGTTGTGCATTTGCCTACCGGTTTGGACGTAAAGTGCCAAGAGGGTAAATCTCAATCTGCCAACCGTGAACGCGCTTTCCAGATTCTTTACGCTAAGTTGCAACAAATCGAAGACGAAAAAGCACGCCAACAGGCTTCAGACGTACGTTTAGAGCAAATTGGTACGGGCGATCGTTCAGAACGTATCCGCACTTACAATTTCCCTCAGACTCGTATTACCGATCACCGTATCGGTTTGACGATTCATCAGTTGGATTCAGTTATGGGCGGATCTTTTGAGTTGCTGATTGACCCACTCGTTGCTAACTTCCAAGCAGAGGCTCTTAAAAAACAAACCTCTGCTTAG